The genome window GTTTCCTTTCCGATCACTGTGATTCTGGAGTCATTACTGATACTCGGATCGCCTGACTTCCCCAGGGAAACCCAGCTCTTCAATTATTGACATGGTCATGGAACAACCTCATTTCTAATTCTTCCAATCCATCACTTCATGCTCAGTTCATTTTGAGCGGAAAATTAAAACTAGTCCTCAACAAAATGAACACGCTCTCACAATCATCTCTTTCTCGAACTTGATCCCTCAATGATACACTTGGAATGTCGTAGAGACTTAAAGATATATATTGCTGAACTAAATGAGCCAAAGTGCTTCAACGAATAGGGGGGTCATCGGATGAATATCGAAGAGAAGATACGAGATTTATGATCTTGAATCGCCTTCACCATTTACTGAATTCCGTCAAAATGAGTGAATATTTAAGACGGAATCATTATCTTTCAAATCAGCACTTGTTAAATGGAAACAATCAGCAACAACCATTACACAATCACTTACTGAATGATTTTCATTTTAAAAAAACGGTATGTACGAAGATAAGAAAATTGGGAACATGGTAGAAAGCTTTAAGCGATAGGATATGCAGCTAAAAAGAATTAAAAGGTTTAATTGGTATAAACTTCACCAAGAATAACATAAGGTGGTGACTTACATAAGATGCAAGTGGCGGTTTAGTACTTAGAGGTTAAATTAGGACAGATTTATGAGAATAAATTTTATAATGTAAGGGAGATCACCATTTGATGAAAATCAAGAAACATTTAAGTACACTGCTTGTAACAAGCTTATTAGTGGGAGGATTTATTGGTTTTGGTATTAAAACTGAGGCTTCTGGATCTTTTAATACAAAATATCAACTTTTAAGCCCCGGAGAAGTTAATTTATATTGGGATCAACAGCCAATAAGTGGGAACTATTGGATCTATCGTGATAATGTGCTTTTAGGAAAGGTGCCGGCTGGATACGTTCCTTCCTTCTGGGATGAAGAGGCAACACCTGGAACTCACGTTTATCGGATAGACGCGATTGACACAGTGACCGGAACCAAACTTATAGACAGTGAAAGTATCACTGTGAACACTAAAGAAGCTGATGAAGCCCTTCCAACTTCCTTTAAAATTGGAAATAGAACTGCGAGTGTTAATGCTTCATTTGTAAAAATAGGTGGGGTTGTCTTTAGACCGTTGGCCGATAATTATCTAATATCTTCTAAAGCAGTTGTAGAATCTAACTGGCTTCCATCAAACTGGAAGAAAAATGACTTTTCAAACTCAGGATTAGATAAGAAAATAGAAAACACTTGGTTGCCAACGCTAAATGATACTGAGTATGAATCACTTAAAGTTACATCATACAGCGCCCCAGGATGGGAAGGTAATCTAATTACTAATCCAATTGTAGATGAGCGGGCTGTCCCCCCTACCATGAAAGAACTACTGAAATATTCTAGTCTCTATGATATTCCGACAGAGAATCTAAACGCTGGACAGTTTGTAAGAGACAAGATGTTCAATAACTCTATAACTTATGTCTATGGTAGCTCTGACAATATTCATAAAATACGGGTTCACAGAAGTACTTCGAGCTCTTTTCCCACAGCTTTAGTTATAACTTTGAAGAGTTCAACCAAACTTTCAGGAGAAGGGACTAGTAGAAATCCATACACTATATCTAGTGTAGGTCCAGAAAATCCATCCTTACAAACTCCAAACGGGTTAAAGCTAGTGTCTTCTAAAGCAGGCCATACTTCTTTCTCCTGGGACATTGTAGAAAAAGCTACTTCTTACATTGTAAAACGCGATGGAATTGACATTGGGACTGTCAGTACTACAGTTTTTGAGGATAGCTCTACTGTAGCTGGCAGCTCTTATAATTATACTATTACTGCAAAAGGTACTGATGGTAGTAGTAGTCAAGAATCCGCTAGCCTGAAGATAGACGTACAGGCTCCCCCAGTATTAAAAGCACCCGCTAACTTTAAAGAACTTGGCAAAACTCATAATTCTGTACTTCTAGGCTGGGATGCTGTCGTGGGTGCAACATCCTATCAGTTAACTAGCGACGGTTCAGTAGCGTATGAAGGTTCTAATACTCAGATCAATATTTCCTCACTGAGTCCAGGGGATTATACCTTTAAAGTTAAAGCGATTTCAGACGGGATTTCAGGGCCCGAATCGATAGTAAAAGTTTCTATCAAAGAAAACACTTTGGATTATCCCATCGGTTTAAGCGTTACGAATGCAACTTACAACACTATTTCTCTTAAATGGAACTCAGTTAATGGCGCTGAAAGTTACATCATCCAAAGGGATGGAGTAGAAGTAGGTAGAACAACTAATACAAATTTTAGTGATGAGAATGTGCAGCCTGGTGCTCAATATGATTACGGTGTAATGGCAATTAATGGATCTATAAAAAGTGAAAATAGTAAATTGACAGTAACCGTTCCTACAAAACCTATTGAAGGATTAGCTCCTGGAATACCTAGTGGTTTTAAAGTAACTCGAGCTTATGCTGATAAAGTAAAATTACAGTGGGCAACTGTAAGTGATGCTACTTATTATGACCTGATTAGAGATTCAGGAACTCTTGTTTATCGTGGTCCATTGACCGCTATAACAGACGAGACAACTGGTCCTGAGGAATCATATACGTACCACATTATCGCAGCTAATCAGTTTGGTAAGAGCTTACCCTCCTCTACGATAGCAGTCACCACTCCTGCTGAAGCTCCTGCAATTGTAGTGAGTCCTTCTCCAGTAGTAGAAGGAACAATTACTTTTAAATTTAATATGGTAGAGGGAGCGCAAAGTTATAAAGTAGAGCGCAACCCTGAAGTGACATATGACAATAACGGTAATGGTACGTTTCATTTAACTTACTTCAACACTGTAACTGGAGAAACAAGAGATTATGGAAACGTCACTCCGATCGATAACAAACTACCTTTTTATGAAACAGGAGTTGACCCGGGCAAAGATTATCATTACGAGATCACTGCCATTCGAATGTCGTCACTTGGTATCCCTGAGGTCATAGGTAAGAGTGAAGTATCTATAAATACACCTTCTGATGGTAGTGGTGTTACAATCCCTGCAGAAGAAGACTCTACTCAAGATAAACCTGGGGACAAAAGTAAAAGTAAAAAGAACAAAGATTCTCACGAGGATGTTATTTCAAATAACAGCACTGGTAAAGCAATTACCGGAAGTAGTGGTAGTACTTTATCTAGTGTGAAAAATAGCATTAGCCCTGATAGCTCCAAAAGATTTGCTGAAATTACAAACGCACCTCAATCTACCGTTAGTGAATCCACATATATGTTCACTGACCTTACTGGAAACTTTGCAGAACAGGCTGTTTACTCATTAGCCAAGCATGGTACCATTATTGGTTATGAAGATGGTACCTTTGGACCCGATAAGAAAATATCTAGAGCCGAGTTTGCCATAATGTTAACAAGAGCTATGAAGTATTCAAGTGATGAAGGTTACGTAAACAATTTCAAAGATTTTGATATGAATACTTGGTATTCTAAAGAGTTGGCAGTCGCCTTGAATAACAAAGTCACTAAGGGCTTCGATAAAGATACCTACAAACCCAATTCCTTAATACCACGTGAACAAGCAGCTGTCATGGTTGCTAATATAATGAGAACTAAAATGGCGGATAACGGCAATGAAATTTTATACACCGACAAAAATAACATTATTGATTGGGCCAGATCTGATGTTCTTTTCACATCATCTCTAGATATTTTTAATGGTTACTCTGATGGAACTTTTCTCCCTAAACGACAGATAACCAGAGCAGAGGCAGCCGTTGTGATTTATAGAATGCTATCCAAAATCAATAATAAGTGATGTACAATGTGAGTAACGGTTATGGATGAGACAAATTTCATTAATAAATGAGACTTTTAAACGGTACATTTTGATACTATAGTTATTTGGCGAATAGAATTCCGGCCACGAAATAATTAATCTCATGCTAAGCATAACGAATCTAAATTTGTGCTCATTTAGTCTCAACTATTCACATACAAGAGGGCAATTTCTATTTTCTGAAATTGCCCTCTATGTGTTATATATTATTATCAACTCTATGGTGCATCATGCAAAACCTATGCACATCAAAGAGATCGCTTCCCATTTTTCGAACAAAAATGAAAGAACAATTCGTGGCAGACGATACTGAGAATTGAAAGATCGGTGTGAGCGGGTCGCCCGTAGGGGTTAAATGCTCCCTAATTTTTAAATATAGTCTTCCCCTGATACACGACAACAAAGGGAGGAAGATCGCAGATCGCAGATATGTCAAAAGCGCAGGAATTACAAATACCCCGACCAGAGTATTTACGGCTTGATTATATTTGTATATATAATTAAGCAATAGGGATGTCAATCAACCCGTATCGTTCTTCTCTATGTTAAAGGCAACTTGATCTCTTAAAATGTGTGTGCTAGGATGAAACTATTGATTTTAAACATTCAGACTCTGGCAAGCGCCATAAGAGTCAATCATGCAGATAAAAGCGCTCCTCCGAGTGAACGATTAGCCTTACTTAGGGTCGAATTCCACCTTACGTGCGGTCGTTTATTGGGAGGGTCGTTTTTTTTTGTGCCCAATCACAACCCATTCAAAATTAATCAAGCTAAGGAGAAAATGAAAATGCCAGAATTTAAAATGGTCAGTAATGAAGGCATCCGCAAACTACACACGAAGGACCTGCTTACAGCAGTAAAAATGACATGTGATTACGAGGGTGACTTATTCGCTAATGATCGCCGTATAATTTCCTGCCTTAATAACTCTCAAGCGGACAACACCCGAAAGCTGCTGGAGTATGGCATTACCTCATACGTGAACCAGCGGAACCATAGCTGGAATTACCGATACACGGACCCAACTAAGAATGTCGAAAACTATTACGTACATCACTATCATTATTCGTGGGGTGGGGACCAAAAGATCGATTTTACGATCAAAGAGTATCCCGAATCTGATCAGGATCACATGTTCACTTCACTTGCTGACGTTATGAAGTTTGTACGTAAAACGGTTGCAGCCTCACCATTTCAGCATGACATGGACACAGACATTTATGTAAAACTTTTCGGTGCAGACGGGCTAATTCACTTCGCATATGGGGATTGGAAAAGCGAAGGCGAACCTCAGATATTTGCTCTTGGAAAAGAAGGTCACAAACCAATTTATGGAGCCAAACATTATATGCGGAAACGTTATGATAAACTGCAAGCTAAATTTGGCGGTTATACGTTTGTCCCTGCAGATTCAGAAAGTCCCGGGGTCTACAAAGCTGGTGATGTTATCGTACTTAAGGCTGACATTGATGGTCTTGACCATAATGAACTTTATCTCATTTCCAAAAAGGAAACAACTGGCGAAGATCCGGAGCTTACCATCCAATCCCTTAAAGACTATAAGGTCAGTGCGAAAGTGCAAAGCAGCATGATCACATTCCCGAAAATAGGCGTAAAAAATTAGAATATTTTGGTTCTTGATTAAAAAAGAGCTGCGTCGCAGCTCTTTTGCCACTTCGTACGCTCCAATCGAACAACTCTAAAAATTAAACTTTTCTTCACATTAGTAAATTGGATTATGGCACATGCCGGCGGCCAGTTAATCATAAGCGCTCCTCTGAGCGAATGTTCTACCATAAGGTAGGAGTTGCACTTCTATAAGAACATTCATTGGTGAGGATCGCTTTTTTTGCGTTTGAGATTCCAAATTGAGAAGGAGAACACAAGTATGAATGAAAAAAAAGCGTTGCAAGCCTTAACCCAACTTACAGGAAGCAGTGAGGATCAATTTCTTTTGACTGAGGACCATGGAAATATGGGCTTGGTTTTTACAAAAGAAGGAGAGGATTTTTACGTCCAACTCAAATCTGAATTTTGCGAAAATATTGCACAAGTCATCGATGTAGTAAAGATTGTAGGTACTTTTAAGGAAATAATCGTGTACCGTGAAAAACCGATACAAGAAGTTGATAATAAAAAGCAAATCGTTGCGAAAGACGAGCTGGGCTTCTATCGATTGTTGGAATCATCTGATGGAATACTGTTCGACATAGTAGTGGACAATGTTAAAGCCGAAAACCGAGAGGCTGCGTGGGATTATTTCAAACAAAAAGGATTGGTCTCTAGTATAGACCTATTAATGAGAAAAATCGAAGCTTTCAATCGGGAACTAGTAAAGTTAGATGCTTCCAGTGAATTATACACATTTATCCATCTTCCTTCAGAACTGTTGCTTTCAAAAAAAAAGCTTGAAGCATGGAAGGAAGCCGCTGATGCTGGCTCTCTGATTATAGGTGCAGTAGATTGCCGATATTTAATCGTTGTGAAGAATGGTAAACCGATTAATGGCAGATTTATAGATCCAACCTATGGATTCCTGAATATCGATTATGCGGGATGGACACTCTGTGAGCCTTCATTTCATTCAACGGAGGAATTGATTGAATGGTTTGCATTTAATCTTGAGAACCCCATTGTCGATGTGGTCCCCAGTCACCTGGTTGAGAATCTCTTGAGCGTAGATAATATTAAAATTCAGAGCTAAGAACATTACACTGCAACATCCTTATGGGAAGGTAATTACCTATTCGATCTATCAATAAGCCTGTACAATTCCCACTAGATGAATCTTATTAAAAAGATAATAGGAGCAGAGAGGTAGCTTAACTCATCTCCACCATTTACCTTGAGAAGCAAAGGCTATGTTTGTATCATAAGTCCTCTGCTTCTTTAACCCAGTGGGAGAGACCAGAACTTTTCAACTCACATCTAAAATGATAAGATGACCTAAAGATATTTTTCAATTTGTCCCAAGCACGCGCTATAGGGATTTTGAGAGTTAAGAATACACTTTAACGAGAGTGGACCAATCTGCCATTTATGGTAGCATGCCTTTTTAAGGGCTTATGGTCTTTTTCGTTAAGGTGTATTTTTTTCGCCTTATCACAACCCATATCCAAAAAACAAGGAGAGATTTGACAATGAAAAAGAATTTTCCAGTAACGATTACAAAAATGCAAGCCGCTGCTTTAGAAGCTATCATGAGCACTGAAACCTTTTCAAACAATCCAGAAAAACTTATTGAAGTACATTCCCAGAATCCAAACGGCTGGGTTAATTATGTAGGT of Paenibacillus polymyxa M1 contains these proteins:
- a CDS encoding S-layer homology domain-containing protein, encoding MKIKKHLSTLLVTSLLVGGFIGFGIKTEASGSFNTKYQLLSPGEVNLYWDQQPISGNYWIYRDNVLLGKVPAGYVPSFWDEEATPGTHVYRIDAIDTVTGTKLIDSESITVNTKEADEALPTSFKIGNRTASVNASFVKIGGVVFRPLADNYLISSKAVVESNWLPSNWKKNDFSNSGLDKKIENTWLPTLNDTEYESLKVTSYSAPGWEGNLITNPIVDERAVPPTMKELLKYSSLYDIPTENLNAGQFVRDKMFNNSITYVYGSSDNIHKIRVHRSTSSSFPTALVITLKSSTKLSGEGTSRNPYTISSVGPENPSLQTPNGLKLVSSKAGHTSFSWDIVEKATSYIVKRDGIDIGTVSTTVFEDSSTVAGSSYNYTITAKGTDGSSSQESASLKIDVQAPPVLKAPANFKELGKTHNSVLLGWDAVVGATSYQLTSDGSVAYEGSNTQINISSLSPGDYTFKVKAISDGISGPESIVKVSIKENTLDYPIGLSVTNATYNTISLKWNSVNGAESYIIQRDGVEVGRTTNTNFSDENVQPGAQYDYGVMAINGSIKSENSKLTVTVPTKPIEGLAPGIPSGFKVTRAYADKVKLQWATVSDATYYDLIRDSGTLVYRGPLTAITDETTGPEESYTYHIIAANQFGKSLPSSTIAVTTPAEAPAIVVSPSPVVEGTITFKFNMVEGAQSYKVERNPEVTYDNNGNGTFHLTYFNTVTGETRDYGNVTPIDNKLPFYETGVDPGKDYHYEITAIRMSSLGIPEVIGKSEVSINTPSDGSGVTIPAEEDSTQDKPGDKSKSKKNKDSHEDVISNNSTGKAITGSSGSTLSSVKNSISPDSSKRFAEITNAPQSTVSESTYMFTDLTGNFAEQAVYSLAKHGTIIGYEDGTFGPDKKISRAEFAIMLTRAMKYSSDEGYVNNFKDFDMNTWYSKELAVALNNKVTKGFDKDTYKPNSLIPREQAAVMVANIMRTKMADNGNEILYTDKNNIIDWARSDVLFTSSLDIFNGYSDGTFLPKRQITRAEAAVVIYRMLSKINNK